A portion of the Acidisarcina polymorpha genome contains these proteins:
- a CDS encoding TrbI/VirB10 family protein, with protein sequence MTETPVSPPATVPEQPEAGTPLNKKQPLLILLFIILLIFVVSSVVNAGKRAAPAKSLMAARPAAANPQQVNSFETQQEQTAKKDQEEQQQRLATAALLAQIQGAEAPGPESPNAPPMTAAQRAALYGPNNPNAPQATSQMSERQAQAKQAALAREKQHQDALDSDTVAVDFARPAAENAPTQTHPASAQLPSAALSEHLEKPGTVEGVEDAANGKPQPKDAAISKYDFDTFDGKLYRVFEGSVFEGVVTNHIDGGLSGPILLMLTTDYYSHDHQQLLLPQGTRLVGSVQAVNSSQARKMVVSFHRAICPDGFSIDLDKFAGLDPLGTTGLATKVDNRYLQTFAVAATIGGLGGLAQVGNTNILDPSAQIRNGISSQSSEEAEQILNHFLNRLPIITLKEGSRARVYIGRDLLIPSYAEHRVEPAM encoded by the coding sequence ATGACCGAGACACCTGTTAGTCCTCCTGCAACCGTCCCCGAGCAACCAGAGGCCGGGACTCCTCTCAACAAGAAACAGCCCTTGCTAATCCTGTTGTTCATCATCTTGCTGATCTTTGTGGTATCGAGCGTCGTAAACGCTGGAAAGAGGGCTGCTCCGGCAAAGAGCCTGATGGCTGCTCGGCCGGCTGCCGCGAATCCGCAGCAAGTGAATAGCTTTGAGACCCAGCAGGAGCAAACCGCAAAGAAGGATCAGGAAGAGCAGCAGCAGCGTCTCGCAACTGCCGCTCTGCTCGCACAGATTCAGGGTGCAGAGGCGCCCGGACCGGAGTCTCCGAATGCTCCGCCGATGACCGCGGCACAGCGAGCAGCCCTTTACGGACCGAACAACCCGAACGCGCCACAGGCGACCTCGCAGATGTCCGAGCGTCAAGCCCAGGCGAAGCAAGCTGCACTAGCCCGTGAGAAGCAGCACCAGGATGCGCTCGACAGCGACACCGTCGCCGTTGACTTCGCCCGGCCAGCAGCCGAGAATGCTCCGACCCAGACACATCCTGCCTCAGCCCAGTTGCCTTCGGCAGCGCTCAGTGAGCATCTTGAGAAGCCCGGCACAGTTGAGGGAGTCGAGGACGCCGCAAACGGCAAGCCGCAGCCGAAAGACGCCGCGATCAGCAAATACGACTTCGATACCTTCGACGGCAAGCTCTATCGAGTGTTCGAAGGAAGTGTCTTCGAAGGCGTCGTCACCAACCACATCGACGGAGGCCTGTCCGGGCCGATCCTCCTCATGCTCACCACCGACTACTATTCGCATGATCACCAACAGCTATTGTTGCCACAAGGGACACGACTGGTAGGAAGCGTCCAGGCCGTGAACAGCAGCCAAGCGCGCAAGATGGTGGTCTCGTTTCACCGGGCAATATGCCCCGATGGGTTCTCCATCGACCTCGACAAGTTCGCTGGTCTTGACCCGCTTGGCACAACCGGCCTCGCGACCAAGGTAGATAATCGTTATCTACAAACGTTTGCCGTCGCCGCCACAATCGGCGGTTTGGGTGGCCTCGCCCAGGTCGGCAACACCAACATCCTCGATCCGTCGGCTCAGATTCGGAACGGAATCTCCTCACAATCCAGCGAGGAAGCCGAACAGATCCTCAACCACTTCCTCAATCGCCTTCCAATCATCACCCTCAAGGAAGGTTCCCGAGCTCGGGTCTACATCGGCCGTGATCTCCTCATCCCCTCTTACGCAGAACACCGCGTGGAACCAGCAATGTGA
- a CDS encoding TrbG/VirB9 family P-type conjugative transfer protein has product MTSKLFTFVTAAAIGAAGNAQTPHLQPSAPRTIVTADAAAPPVVRAALLQSTLIELPAEEKVATVFGGDTVSWVFDAGHVASRYISIKPKVADSTTDLHIVSDHGNEYTIELKEISTEKDNPHFDSKVYVTSSDPRAAENIAKSPVFVPAAEADAKEAQLKKEADDARKALEADHKAVATAAESYKATYPGTLHFDYTWDQKKGAALGVEQIWRDDKFTYLRGKFQETPALYELKDGKGSLINYDFANGLYTIPKTVAQGYLSIGKQRVDFRQIKAGS; this is encoded by the coding sequence ATGACTTCAAAGCTCTTTACCTTTGTGACCGCGGCCGCCATCGGCGCTGCGGGGAATGCACAGACTCCGCATCTTCAGCCAAGTGCGCCTCGCACTATCGTCACGGCGGATGCCGCCGCACCCCCAGTGGTCCGCGCCGCCCTTCTCCAATCAACACTGATCGAATTGCCTGCCGAGGAGAAGGTCGCGACCGTCTTCGGAGGCGACACGGTCAGTTGGGTCTTCGACGCCGGGCATGTGGCCAGTCGTTATATCTCCATCAAGCCCAAGGTTGCCGATAGCACCACGGACCTCCACATCGTTTCTGATCACGGCAATGAGTACACGATCGAACTGAAGGAGATCTCCACCGAGAAAGACAATCCTCATTTTGATTCGAAGGTTTACGTCACATCGAGCGACCCAAGAGCCGCGGAGAATATAGCGAAGTCACCTGTCTTCGTACCCGCCGCTGAGGCTGACGCGAAGGAAGCACAGCTGAAGAAGGAGGCTGACGATGCCCGCAAGGCTTTGGAGGCCGACCATAAGGCAGTCGCGACGGCAGCCGAGAGCTATAAGGCCACCTATCCCGGCACGTTGCACTTCGACTACACCTGGGACCAAAAGAAGGGCGCGGCACTTGGCGTCGAGCAGATATGGCGCGATGACAAGTTCACCTATTTACGAGGCAAGTTTCAGGAGACCCCTGCGCTCTATGAGCTAAAGGATGGCAAGGGCTCGCTCATCAACTACGACTTCGCCAATGGCCTCTATACGATTCCAAAGACCGTTGCTCAGGGATACCTCTCCATTGGCAAGCAGCGCGTCGACTTTCGGCAGATCAAGGCGGGGAGCTAG
- a CDS encoding VirB4 family type IV secretion system protein — protein sequence MTLANNAPWFTKAGAASSIVPISHFVGNSIFALKAGGYGCLFSLDGIDAESRTDEDLYARVRGVEGSLRGLPQGACLYQYTRVRAGFSLPRQTKYPDAVTQAFADDRINFLNRAARFRRIDLHWCLTIEPDVSNPLSRKPKDQSIATDRQLFELEKAATILESHLSESVGLKLLGKEQAFQFFSYLFNLEEWASDVHLRSDAGADRQIVRSPVEWHSEHLRIGRRFVQMFPLTGTPEISRPCLFMGLMELDCDSILCSVWRPQSDSATRKEVTSQEKFLEFFKLSPLQRLMSGRNAAPLETTATAKAVSSNVDNLSEVVSSLDKLGQGDYALRLLLSAGSASELRAATPAVHRLFVDARAPIMEETYGNLSAFYAMFPGNRQFNVYPLWLREDHHARLSSIFAPHLGHTHSDDLDAEYLNIFETRTRTPFFQDTYVNGVRVQLIIGPTGTGKSVHACQMLSLEQKYGGFTFIFDIGGSYESVVELYGGRIDRVGKDGPRINPFALEPTETNIAFLHSFVKLLLTNSGATLGPEDDDDVFKSVRGIYNLPQAMRRLANLTLPKHLDRYMAKWKDQGVYHAVFDNAEDSLRMARLQCFDFQGVNNKQYADLIEPLMVWILRRIDDILYDPRNLGVPKHVLIEEIFSNMKNKHLLEGALASIKTVRKNLGGVTMIGQSANDLGENADSIVNSCTSFLFLPDATFNRKFYGELFKLSEQQLDLFESLRPREGLYVRRDGITKVITLNLDSRSYAKFSTKPKDKVRRSKLIEMYGLHEGIERFAQGESA from the coding sequence ATGACCCTCGCAAATAACGCACCGTGGTTTACCAAGGCTGGCGCAGCGAGCAGCATTGTGCCAATCTCGCACTTTGTCGGCAATAGCATTTTCGCGCTCAAAGCCGGAGGCTACGGATGCCTTTTCTCGCTTGATGGTATCGATGCGGAAAGCCGGACGGATGAAGACTTATACGCCAGGGTGCGCGGCGTGGAAGGTTCGCTCCGAGGGCTTCCTCAAGGAGCCTGCCTATATCAGTACACTCGCGTCCGGGCGGGTTTCTCTCTCCCTCGGCAAACAAAGTATCCGGACGCCGTCACCCAAGCATTCGCGGATGACCGCATCAACTTTCTGAACCGGGCAGCCCGGTTCCGTCGGATCGACTTGCACTGGTGCCTCACAATCGAGCCTGATGTCAGCAACCCGCTAAGCCGCAAGCCGAAAGATCAAAGCATCGCGACTGACCGACAGCTCTTTGAACTCGAAAAAGCGGCAACAATCCTTGAGTCGCACCTGAGCGAATCAGTCGGCCTGAAGCTCCTTGGCAAGGAGCAAGCCTTTCAGTTTTTCAGCTATCTCTTCAACCTTGAAGAATGGGCATCCGATGTCCATCTGCGCTCGGATGCTGGTGCAGACCGGCAGATCGTGAGGTCCCCAGTTGAGTGGCACAGCGAGCACCTCCGCATCGGACGCCGCTTTGTCCAGATGTTCCCGTTGACCGGTACGCCGGAGATCTCTCGTCCCTGTCTGTTTATGGGCCTCATGGAGCTCGATTGCGACAGCATTCTATGTTCTGTGTGGCGGCCCCAGTCGGACAGTGCCACACGTAAGGAAGTGACAAGCCAAGAGAAGTTTCTAGAATTCTTCAAGCTTTCTCCTTTACAACGTCTGATGAGCGGAAGAAATGCTGCCCCGCTCGAGACCACGGCTACAGCGAAAGCTGTTTCCAGCAATGTCGACAACCTCAGCGAAGTCGTTTCATCGCTCGACAAGCTTGGTCAGGGCGATTACGCCTTGCGGCTGTTGCTTTCGGCGGGGTCCGCCTCAGAGCTACGCGCTGCAACGCCTGCTGTCCATCGGCTCTTCGTGGACGCCCGTGCTCCCATCATGGAAGAGACCTACGGCAATCTCTCCGCCTTCTACGCGATGTTTCCGGGCAATCGGCAGTTCAACGTGTATCCACTCTGGCTGCGGGAAGATCATCACGCACGGCTGTCCAGCATTTTCGCGCCCCACTTGGGTCACACGCATTCTGATGACCTCGACGCTGAGTACCTGAACATCTTCGAGACCCGGACCCGGACACCCTTTTTCCAGGACACCTATGTGAACGGTGTACGCGTTCAGCTCATCATCGGCCCAACAGGAACCGGCAAGAGCGTCCATGCCTGCCAGATGCTCAGCCTGGAGCAAAAGTATGGCGGCTTTACCTTCATTTTTGATATCGGCGGCAGCTACGAGAGCGTGGTCGAACTCTACGGAGGTCGGATCGATCGGGTCGGCAAAGACGGTCCAAGGATTAATCCGTTTGCACTTGAGCCAACCGAAACGAATATCGCGTTCCTTCATTCCTTCGTTAAGTTGCTGCTCACCAACTCGGGGGCGACGCTTGGCCCTGAGGACGATGACGATGTCTTCAAATCAGTAAGAGGCATTTACAACCTGCCGCAGGCCATGCGTAGGCTCGCCAATCTGACACTGCCCAAACACCTCGATCGTTACATGGCGAAGTGGAAGGATCAGGGCGTTTACCACGCGGTCTTTGACAACGCGGAGGATAGCCTGCGCATGGCGCGTTTGCAGTGCTTTGACTTCCAAGGTGTCAACAACAAGCAGTATGCCGACCTCATCGAACCGTTGATGGTCTGGATCTTGCGCCGTATCGACGATATTCTCTACGACCCGAGGAACCTAGGTGTTCCCAAGCATGTGCTCATTGAAGAGATCTTTTCCAACATGAAGAACAAGCATTTGCTTGAAGGGGCACTTGCTTCCATCAAGACGGTGCGGAAGAACCTCGGTGGCGTGACCATGATCGGGCAGTCTGCGAATGATTTAGGCGAGAACGCTGACTCCATCGTGAACTCGTGTACTTCGTTCCTGTTCCTACCCGACGCGACCTTCAACCGCAAGTTCTATGGCGAGCTCTTCAAGCTCAGCGAGCAGCAGTTGGATCTCTTTGAGAGCCTGCGTCCGCGCGAAGGGCTTTACGTCCGGCGTGACGGCATCACCAAAGTCATCACCCTCAATCTCGACAGCCGGAGTTACGCAAAGTTTTCGACGAAGCCGAAGGACAAGGTGCGGCGTTCGAAGCTGATCGAGATGTACGGACTTCATGAGGGCATTGAGCGTTTTGCGCAGGGCGAGTCGGCATAG
- a CDS encoding VirB3 family type IV secretion system protein, whose translation MHTTKRGEPLPINGALNRPRTKLGLELSAWMSIVFVTVTVFLAGFKWLAIFSFPALLLGAWLIVRKHPKMFQLWSLSLKQRSYYDPRK comes from the coding sequence ATGCACACTACGAAGCGGGGAGAACCGTTACCAATCAATGGCGCACTGAATCGACCCAGGACCAAATTAGGTCTCGAACTGTCAGCGTGGATGTCCATTGTTTTCGTCACGGTGACGGTTTTCCTCGCCGGTTTCAAATGGCTCGCTATCTTCAGCTTTCCGGCGCTGTTACTTGGAGCGTGGCTCATCGTTCGCAAGCACCCCAAGATGTTTCAACTTTGGTCTCTGAGCCTAAAACAGAGGAGCTACTATGACCCTCGCAAATAA
- a CDS encoding helix-turn-helix domain-containing protein — protein sequence MSKPNPAETRKSRKARTAAHQETYDIFLQRLIIAREELGLSQRDVCERMGMPHSFLSKCEIGDRRVDVMEFLQLAQIYGKPLQFFLD from the coding sequence GTGAGCAAGCCGAATCCTGCCGAAACCCGCAAATCACGGAAGGCCAGGACGGCTGCCCATCAAGAAACATACGACATTTTCCTACAGCGGCTCATTATAGCGAGAGAAGAATTGGGATTGAGTCAGCGTGACGTGTGTGAGCGCATGGGAATGCCGCACTCCTTTCTCTCGAAGTGTGAAATTGGCGATCGTCGGGTGGACGTAATGGAATTTTTACAGCTTGCCCAAATCTACGGCAAGCCTCTTCAATTCTTTCTGGATTGA
- a CDS encoding RES family NAD+ phosphorylase — protein MAKGAQPPSTGTLRTTLIQWGEGQTLHRVHSSLYQPDQFNPSNTGDARFSPLLDNSGTLVPTLYAGTTLDCALMETVFHDVPFHAGFKTLSKVSHVDGQVSSAIRSPRHLRLIDLTSIALKKLGVRRCDLIDTEAAEYPITRKWAARFYGDHSNADGLLWTSRQDDRAQAVVLFEPRLKGLSFIPVSGPESLLLADGSARPEVLNLADRLDVVLV, from the coding sequence ATGGCTAAGGGTGCTCAGCCTCCTTCCACAGGAACGCTTCGGACGACACTGATCCAATGGGGCGAAGGTCAGACGCTCCACCGGGTTCATTCGTCGCTCTATCAACCAGACCAGTTCAATCCCTCCAATACGGGCGACGCCCGCTTCAGTCCTCTATTGGATAACAGCGGCACTTTGGTCCCTACGCTCTATGCAGGAACCACTCTGGACTGCGCTCTGATGGAGACTGTCTTCCATGATGTTCCATTCCATGCCGGATTCAAGACTCTGTCGAAGGTTTCCCACGTTGATGGCCAGGTGTCTTCGGCTATCCGTTCTCCCCGGCACCTCCGTTTGATAGACCTCACTTCGATTGCTTTGAAGAAACTTGGCGTGCGTCGGTGCGATCTAATCGATACCGAGGCTGCCGAGTATCCGATCACCAGGAAGTGGGCAGCTCGTTTCTACGGTGACCACTCAAACGCGGATGGATTGCTTTGGACATCACGCCAGGACGATCGGGCTCAGGCGGTTGTTCTATTCGAGCCGCGCCTCAAGGGATTGTCCTTCATCCCGGTCAGCGGACCTGAATCACTCCTGTTAGCAGACGGCAGTGCCCGGCCGGAGGTCTTGAATTTGGCGGATCGTCTGGACGTTGTGCTGGTGTGA
- a CDS encoding FecCD family ABC transporter permease: protein MSSYTRLVLTLIGFVLLILLCLSVGARPIGLDGLIHGIFHFNGSANDVVVIYLRFPRVLQGLLVGAALGVGGAVIQGLTRNPLADPAVLGINGGASLALVITSTCFHGTSLAWRCPIAFVGSATALLMVYSMSTLLSAGGLSSLVILGAVVAGLTASLTTTLLLSTGHDVTNIMYWLVGSLNGSDWPNVLMVLPLILAGLALSLTLAGRLNALRLGEDVAQALGVDMTRTRAWGTLAILLLTAAAVASTGPIGFVGLLVAHIVRSVVGLDYRKVLPGSAIAGSSFLLLCDFLARTRLWVSYDEVPVGLVTACFGAPLLLFLLQRRRVYAT, encoded by the coding sequence GTGAGTAGCTATACTCGCCTAGTTTTGACACTGATCGGCTTTGTCCTCCTCATTTTGCTTTGTTTGTCTGTGGGGGCAAGGCCGATTGGCTTAGATGGGCTTATTCACGGAATCTTTCACTTCAATGGTTCAGCGAACGATGTAGTGGTGATCTATCTGCGGTTTCCTCGTGTTCTGCAAGGCTTGCTGGTGGGTGCGGCTCTGGGGGTTGGAGGCGCTGTGATCCAGGGGCTCACGCGGAATCCGCTGGCGGATCCGGCCGTACTCGGCATCAACGGAGGCGCCTCGCTGGCGTTGGTGATCACGTCCACTTGCTTTCATGGCACCTCCCTTGCGTGGCGCTGCCCGATCGCTTTCGTTGGATCAGCAACAGCGCTGCTGATGGTTTACAGCATGAGCACTCTACTCTCTGCCGGAGGTCTTTCTTCACTGGTCATTCTCGGGGCAGTCGTCGCCGGCTTGACGGCATCGCTCACGACGACTCTTCTGCTGTCCACAGGTCACGATGTCACTAACATTATGTATTGGCTGGTAGGATCGTTGAACGGCTCTGACTGGCCAAACGTGCTGATGGTTCTGCCTTTGATTCTTGCTGGCCTGGCACTCAGCCTCACACTCGCCGGCAGACTTAACGCTCTACGCTTAGGAGAGGATGTCGCCCAGGCACTCGGTGTTGATATGACGCGCACGCGAGCGTGGGGAACGCTGGCGATCCTTCTATTGACGGCTGCGGCGGTGGCGTCAACTGGACCGATAGGGTTTGTTGGGCTGCTTGTGGCGCACATCGTGAGGAGCGTTGTCGGGCTTGATTATCGCAAGGTACTTCCAGGATCAGCGATCGCTGGTTCGTCATTCCTGCTGCTCTGTGATTTCCTGGCACGCACACGTCTCTGGGTTTCCTATGACGAAGTTCCGGTGGGCTTGGTAACTGCTTGTTTCGGCGCACCCCTGCTGCTGTTTCTCCTACAGCGCAGAAGGGTGTACGCAACGTGA
- a CDS encoding FecCD family ABC transporter permease, translating into MRDRPLNHLYQHEKQLLKFVGLGGLVLLLAVAAALVGYYPVHLRDLTSAALHTQNADPLATYVILVLRLPRLLAALSVGAAMALAGSVTQSLLQNPLAEPSVLGISAGASFMALFSLTVLHISQTLLPLAAFLGALGTGVAVMSLARGFRRREALDYNSMRLVLSGVMVSVVFSAGTLAVVNYGQMFQLNEVMRWTTGSLADVGWGRAWPILVILPLLMPVVLLSARTLRVHTMGEERARSLGAHAARERGWLLLTSAALVGTAVAVAGPVAFIGLLVPNIMRRWHGTMSVSSLLQSGMLGGALVLGADLLGRSIVAPLEIPYGLITIILGAPYLLYFLIRRRRIA; encoded by the coding sequence GTGAGGGACCGACCGCTGAACCACCTGTATCAACATGAAAAGCAGCTTCTCAAGTTCGTCGGCTTGGGCGGACTTGTGCTCCTGCTCGCGGTGGCTGCTGCTTTAGTGGGCTACTATCCTGTTCATCTCCGCGACCTGACCTCAGCCGCCTTGCACACTCAGAACGCCGACCCGCTTGCAACGTATGTAATTCTTGTGCTTCGTTTGCCCCGCCTGCTTGCGGCGCTTTCGGTGGGCGCCGCTATGGCTTTGGCGGGTAGCGTAACTCAATCGCTGCTCCAGAATCCCCTCGCCGAACCCAGCGTGCTCGGCATTAGTGCAGGTGCTTCTTTTATGGCGCTATTTTCGCTGACCGTGCTGCACATATCGCAGACTCTGCTACCGCTGGCAGCTTTTCTGGGCGCCCTGGGGACTGGCGTAGCTGTAATGAGCTTGGCGCGCGGGTTTCGGCGTCGGGAAGCGCTCGATTACAACTCCATGCGGTTGGTGCTGAGCGGCGTGATGGTGAGCGTGGTCTTCTCAGCAGGCACTTTGGCCGTAGTGAATTATGGGCAAATGTTTCAGCTCAATGAGGTAATGCGCTGGACAACCGGCAGCCTGGCCGATGTGGGCTGGGGGCGGGCTTGGCCGATCCTTGTGATCCTTCCTCTGCTGATGCCTGTCGTGCTTCTGTCCGCCCGTACGCTGCGCGTCCACACTATGGGCGAAGAGCGCGCGCGGAGCCTAGGTGCCCACGCCGCGCGCGAACGAGGATGGCTACTGCTAACTAGCGCCGCACTAGTAGGCACGGCGGTCGCCGTTGCTGGTCCTGTTGCCTTTATAGGATTGCTCGTGCCGAATATTATGCGAAGGTGGCACGGCACCATGAGCGTTAGTTCGCTGCTGCAATCAGGCATGCTTGGCGGCGCATTGGTACTAGGTGCCGATTTGCTGGGTCGGAGCATTGTCGCCCCGCTTGAGATTCCGTACGGTCTCATTACGATTATCCTGGGTGCGCCCTACCTGCTGTATTTTCTGATACGAAGACGGCGAATCGCATGA
- a CDS encoding ABC transporter ATP-binding protein gives MIKKPTVSKRLVAADLSVGFPSRPAALKSLSISIPDGKIVVIAGPNGCGKSTLLRALARLIRPANGAVLLDGTDVQQLTSIEMAQRLGMLPQGAAAPEGMLVRELVALGRYPFQHWWQTASAEDGSLVLDAMRLAGVLALAERTAESLSGGERQRAWIGMVLAQQTSILLLDEPTTYLDMAHQLDVLELLEQLNRQQGKTIVIVLHDLNHAARLADHLVLMRDGVIVVEGSPAEIMTVERIAQVFDVEVELRLDTENGKPTCVPLRVIRP, from the coding sequence ATGATTAAGAAGCCAACTGTTTCGAAGCGACTTGTCGCGGCGGACTTGTCCGTGGGCTTTCCAAGCCGGCCCGCCGCATTGAAATCGCTTTCAATTTCCATTCCTGATGGCAAGATCGTCGTTATCGCTGGCCCGAATGGATGCGGCAAATCGACGCTGCTGCGCGCACTCGCACGATTGATAAGACCTGCAAATGGGGCTGTGCTGCTGGATGGAACCGATGTTCAGCAGCTGACCTCGATTGAAATGGCACAACGTCTTGGGATGCTTCCGCAGGGAGCAGCGGCACCGGAGGGTATGTTGGTGCGGGAACTGGTTGCGTTAGGACGCTACCCCTTCCAACACTGGTGGCAGACCGCCTCGGCTGAAGACGGGTCGCTTGTACTCGATGCTATGAGACTCGCCGGCGTGCTCGCATTAGCCGAGCGCACAGCCGAATCGCTCTCCGGCGGCGAACGCCAGCGTGCTTGGATAGGTATGGTTCTGGCACAACAGACCTCTATCCTCTTATTGGATGAGCCCACGACGTATCTTGATATGGCTCATCAACTCGATGTGCTAGAGCTGTTGGAGCAATTGAATCGTCAACAAGGGAAAACTATCGTGATTGTGCTGCACGATCTAAACCACGCAGCGAGATTGGCCGATCACCTCGTGTTGATGCGAGATGGAGTGATCGTGGTTGAGGGCAGCCCAGCGGAGATCATGACTGTCGAGCGAATCGCGCAGGTCTTTGACGTAGAAGTAGAGCTGCGGCTTGACACGGAGAATGGTAAGCCAACATGTGTCCCTCTTCGCGTAATAAGGCCGTGA
- a CDS encoding ABC transporter substrate-binding protein translates to MERSAIVSSLLLLALCACKLPTTPAVEHGLPQNPYRVVSVAPQTFEDIVALGIAPVGAYRVYTDQALMSADTWQSIHPLTAPPNVEQVLSLRPDVIFTVGPNAAESLSRIAPTINIKDFTNFSDWRTRHREVARLLHREPQAEAGIADTDRKIDQVRADFARHPFRVLMGHVSANTRSMVIFPDNQNTAKLMKAIGLRYGKLHNQNLSDSHGTTVSWERVDDLDCDAFFVTPAPYENLAERDKVAQQLALLAAQPLWNRLSFVKAGHVFYMDSYWQMITPITADRVMEDLERDLLGRDLDSQWHIRLPLSSSSGS, encoded by the coding sequence ATGGAGCGTAGCGCAATCGTGAGCTCTCTGCTGCTGCTTGCGCTCTGTGCCTGCAAGTTACCGACTACCCCGGCCGTGGAACACGGGCTTCCGCAGAACCCGTACCGGGTCGTCTCAGTGGCGCCGCAAACTTTCGAAGATATCGTCGCACTCGGCATTGCTCCGGTAGGCGCTTACCGGGTCTACACCGACCAGGCGCTGATGTCCGCGGATACCTGGCAGTCGATCCATCCGCTGACCGCCCCCCCGAACGTGGAGCAGGTGCTCTCGCTCAGGCCGGATGTGATCTTTACGGTAGGACCGAATGCGGCTGAGTCTTTGAGTCGGATCGCGCCGACGATCAACATCAAAGATTTCACAAACTTCTCCGATTGGCGCACGCGTCACCGTGAAGTTGCCAGGCTGCTTCATCGCGAACCCCAAGCCGAGGCAGGGATCGCCGATACGGATCGCAAAATAGACCAGGTGCGCGCAGATTTCGCGAGACATCCTTTCCGCGTTCTCATGGGCCACGTGTCGGCCAACACCCGATCCATGGTCATCTTCCCCGACAATCAGAACACAGCGAAACTGATGAAGGCTATCGGCCTTCGATATGGAAAGCTGCACAACCAGAATCTCTCCGACTCGCACGGGACCACCGTCTCATGGGAGCGGGTCGATGACCTGGATTGCGATGCCTTCTTTGTGACACCCGCTCCGTATGAGAACTTAGCGGAACGCGATAAAGTGGCGCAGCAACTGGCCTTGCTGGCGGCCCAGCCATTGTGGAACCGGCTGTCGTTCGTCAAGGCTGGCCACGTCTTCTACATGGATAGCTACTGGCAGATGATTACGCCCATCACGGCTGATCGAGTTATGGAGGACCTGGAGCGCGATCTGCTTGGACGCGATCTCGATTCCCAGTGGCATATACGTCTTCCCCTAAGTAGCAGCTCTGGCTCGTAA